A window of the Brachybacterium sacelli genome harbors these coding sequences:
- a CDS encoding SDR family oxidoreductase has protein sequence MARKKVDISIPDLSGTRAVVTGASDGMGLGIATRLARAGAQVIMPVRNLRKGDTAMAKIVQAVPGADVSLRDLDLSSLASVAALGETLRDEGAPIHILINNAGVMTPPERQETADGLELQFGSNHLGHFALVAHLLPLLKEGRARVTSQISVAANQNSINWDDLNWERSYNGARAYSQSKIAFGLFGLELDRRSRANGWGISSNLSHPGVAPTNLLAARPELGRSRETPRRRLIRKLSERGILFGTVETAGMPALTAATDPAAKPGALYGPSGPGHLGGAPAEQRLYSRLRGAEDAKRIWDVSERLAGVEFPAS, from the coding sequence ATGGCACGCAAGAAGGTCGATATCAGCATCCCGGATCTGTCGGGTACGCGCGCCGTGGTCACCGGCGCGAGCGACGGGATGGGCCTGGGCATCGCCACCCGCCTGGCCCGTGCCGGCGCCCAGGTGATCATGCCGGTCCGCAATCTCCGCAAGGGAGACACCGCGATGGCGAAGATCGTGCAGGCCGTTCCAGGGGCCGACGTGTCGCTGCGCGACCTCGATCTCTCGTCACTGGCCTCCGTCGCCGCCCTCGGCGAGACCCTGCGTGATGAGGGTGCGCCGATTCACATCCTCATCAACAACGCCGGTGTGATGACCCCGCCCGAACGGCAGGAGACCGCCGACGGACTCGAGCTGCAGTTCGGCTCGAACCACCTCGGGCACTTCGCGCTCGTGGCGCACCTGCTGCCGCTCCTCAAGGAGGGGCGTGCACGGGTGACCTCGCAGATCAGTGTCGCGGCGAATCAGAACTCCATCAACTGGGACGATCTGAACTGGGAGCGGTCGTACAACGGTGCTCGTGCGTACAGCCAGTCGAAGATCGCGTTCGGACTGTTCGGGCTCGAGCTGGATCGACGCAGCAGGGCCAACGGCTGGGGCATCAGCAGCAACCTGTCGCATCCTGGAGTGGCTCCGACCAATCTGCTGGCAGCTCGCCCGGAACTCGGCCGTTCTCGCGAGACGCCACGCCGCAGGCTCATCCGCAAGCTATCCGAGCGCGGCATCCTGTTCGGCACTGTCGAGACGGCGGGCATGCCCGCCCTCACGGCGGCGACCGATCCGGCGGCGAAGCCGGGCGCGCTGTACGGGCCGAGCGGCCCGGGCCATCTCGGAGGGGCACCGGCCGAGCAGAGACTGTACTCGCGTCTGCGCGGAGCCGAAGATGCCAAGCGCATCTGGGATGTCTCGGAGCGTCTGGCCGGGGTTGAGTTCCCGGCGTCCTGA
- the hemL gene encoding glutamate-1-semialdehyde 2,1-aminomutase, whose amino-acid sequence MTSTSSTSSADLFSRAQQVIPSGVNSPVRAFGSVGGTPPFLTSAKGALLQDADGREYVDLVGSWGPMILGHAEERVVEAVREAAGRGLSFGAPQAGEVTLAEEVISRVGPLEQLRLVNSGTEATMSALRLARAATGRDVIVKFAGCYHGHVDALLAEAGSGVATFAMPGSAGVTAATARDTVVLPYGDRDAVTALFAERGGEIAAVITEAAPANMGVVPPQEEDGIGFNRFLSETAHAEGALLISDEVLTGFRASREGYYGVDGEGWAPDLMTFGKVIGGGLPVGAFGGRRDLMGLLAPSGPVYQAGTLSGNPLATAAGLATFAGLDETAYSRLGSTSRALQQLVADALTAAGVPHVVQTAGTLFSVFFREQPVTGYEDAKAQDTEAFTRFFHAMLEAGVYLPPSAFEAWFVSTAHTPEVLDRIASALPGAARAAASA is encoded by the coding sequence ATGACCAGCACCTCCAGCACCTCGTCCGCCGATCTGTTCTCCCGCGCCCAGCAGGTGATCCCGTCGGGGGTGAACTCGCCGGTGCGTGCCTTCGGCTCCGTCGGCGGGACCCCGCCGTTCCTCACCTCCGCGAAGGGCGCCCTGCTGCAGGACGCCGACGGGCGCGAGTACGTGGACCTGGTCGGGTCGTGGGGGCCGATGATCCTCGGTCATGCCGAGGAGCGGGTCGTCGAGGCGGTCCGCGAGGCCGCGGGGCGTGGGCTGTCCTTCGGGGCCCCGCAGGCCGGTGAGGTCACGCTCGCCGAGGAGGTCATCTCCCGGGTCGGCCCCCTCGAGCAGCTGCGCCTGGTGAACTCCGGGACCGAGGCGACGATGAGCGCGCTGCGGCTGGCCCGCGCCGCGACCGGCCGCGATGTGATCGTGAAGTTCGCGGGCTGCTATCACGGGCACGTCGACGCCCTGCTGGCCGAAGCCGGCAGCGGGGTGGCGACCTTCGCGATGCCCGGCTCGGCCGGGGTGACCGCCGCGACCGCCCGCGACACCGTGGTGCTTCCCTACGGCGACCGGGACGCGGTGACGGCACTGTTCGCCGAGCGTGGTGGGGAGATCGCCGCCGTGATCACCGAGGCCGCGCCCGCCAACATGGGTGTCGTGCCGCCGCAGGAGGAGGACGGGATCGGCTTCAACCGCTTCCTGTCCGAGACGGCGCACGCCGAGGGGGCGCTGCTGATCAGCGATGAGGTGCTCACCGGCTTCCGCGCGAGCCGCGAGGGCTACTACGGGGTCGACGGGGAGGGCTGGGCACCGGACCTGATGACTTTCGGCAAGGTGATCGGTGGCGGTCTGCCGGTCGGGGCCTTCGGTGGCCGGAGGGATCTGATGGGTCTGCTGGCCCCGTCCGGCCCGGTCTATCAGGCAGGCACGCTGTCAGGGAATCCGCTGGCGACGGCGGCAGGCCTGGCCACCTTCGCCGGGCTCGACGAGACGGCGTACTCGCGGCTCGGTTCGACCTCGCGCGCGCTGCAGCAATTGGTGGCCGATGCGCTCACCGCGGCGGGGGTTCCGCACGTCGTCCAGACGGCGGGGACCCTGTTCTCCGTGTTCTTCCGTGAGCAGCCTGTGACGGGCTACGAGGACGCGAAGGCTCAGGACACCGAGGCCTTCACTCGCTTCTTCCACGCCATGCTCGAAGCGGGGGTTTACCTGCCGCCGTCGGCCTTCGAGGCCTGGTTCGTCTCGACCGCCCACACTCCGGAAGTCCTGGACCGGATCGCGTCGGCGCTGCCGGGCGCCGCGAGGGCCGCCGCCTCGGCGTGA
- the hemC gene encoding hydroxymethylbilane synthase produces the protein MTAGLAPLRIGTRASSLALTQSGQVGEALVEGTGREVELVHVSTHGDVDRTSPLAQIGGTGVFVTAVRQALLDEKVDVVVHSCKDLPTASLKDIRLACIPPREDPRDALCARDGLTLDRLPEGASVGTGSPRRAAQLLRARPDLDVRAIRGNVETRLARALGEDADLDAVVLAASGLQRVGRDAVISQLLPVEIMLPAPAQGALAVEATVAALDGTTPDTAPAWFGARMAAVDDPVTRAAVTAERALLRALEAGCSAPVGAYGEILEGELQLRALAIRPDGSHVVEGSARVAFDPDEDPASGVGSLPFRLGTELAADLLERGAGQILAEAKA, from the coding sequence ATGACGGCCGGCCTGGCCCCGCTCCGGATCGGCACCCGCGCCTCTTCGTTGGCCCTGACCCAGTCGGGGCAGGTGGGCGAGGCACTGGTCGAGGGCACCGGCCGTGAGGTCGAGCTGGTGCACGTGAGCACGCACGGCGACGTCGACCGCACCAGCCCGCTCGCGCAGATCGGCGGCACCGGCGTGTTCGTCACCGCCGTGCGTCAGGCCCTGCTGGACGAGAAGGTCGACGTGGTCGTCCATTCCTGCAAGGACCTGCCCACCGCGTCGCTGAAGGACATCCGCCTGGCGTGCATCCCGCCGCGGGAGGACCCGCGCGACGCCCTCTGCGCCCGCGACGGGCTGACCCTCGACCGGCTCCCCGAGGGCGCGAGCGTCGGCACCGGCTCCCCGCGCCGGGCCGCGCAGCTGCTGCGCGCCCGCCCGGACCTGGACGTACGGGCCATCCGCGGCAATGTCGAGACCCGCCTGGCGCGGGCCCTCGGCGAGGACGCGGACCTCGACGCCGTGGTGCTGGCCGCCTCCGGCCTGCAGCGCGTGGGCCGCGACGCGGTGATCAGCCAGCTGCTGCCGGTGGAGATCATGCTCCCCGCCCCGGCCCAGGGCGCCCTCGCCGTCGAGGCCACGGTCGCCGCGCTCGACGGCACCACGCCGGACACCGCCCCGGCCTGGTTCGGAGCGCGGATGGCCGCGGTCGACGATCCCGTCACCCGCGCCGCGGTCACCGCCGAACGGGCCCTGCTGCGGGCCCTGGAGGCGGGCTGCTCCGCCCCGGTCGGGGCCTACGGGGAGATCCTCGAGGGCGAGCTGCAGCTGCGGGCGCTCGCGATCCGGCCCGACGGCTCCCACGTGGTCGAGGGGTCGGCGCGCGTCGCCTTCGATCCGGACGAGGACCCGGCCTCGGGCGTCGGATCGCTGCCCTTCCGGCTCGGCACCGAGCTCGCCGCGGACCTGCTCGAGCGCGGCGCCGGCCAGATCCTGGCCGAGGCGAAGGCCTGA
- a CDS encoding SDR family oxidoreductase, with protein MRINGNTIFIPGATSGIGLALAERLHDAGNTVIVGGRRRELLAEIAARHPGIDTVVIDTTDAASIASAASEVIERHPDLNVLVAMAGIMRIEDWTRPSGFVSTAEETVTTNLLGPIRLIGAFIEHLQTREDATIMTVSSGLAFAPLRVTPTYNATKAAIHMLSESLRLQLAHTSVRIVELEPPSVATDLMPGQSESSFAMPLDAFADEVISILRDEPDVTEVQVERVKFLRYGEARGDYAEVVKTLNASDPHAAE; from the coding sequence ATGCGAATCAACGGAAACACCATCTTCATCCCGGGCGCGACGAGCGGCATCGGCCTCGCTCTCGCCGAACGACTGCACGATGCGGGTAACACGGTCATCGTCGGCGGACGTCGCCGCGAGCTGCTGGCCGAGATCGCCGCCCGGCATCCGGGGATCGACACGGTCGTGATCGACACGACGGATGCCGCATCCATCGCGTCCGCAGCATCAGAGGTCATCGAGCGTCACCCCGACCTGAACGTTCTTGTGGCGATGGCGGGCATCATGCGCATCGAGGACTGGACCCGTCCGTCCGGTTTCGTCTCGACGGCGGAAGAGACCGTCACGACGAACCTGCTCGGCCCGATCAGACTCATCGGAGCGTTCATCGAGCACCTGCAGACTCGCGAGGATGCGACGATCATGACGGTCTCGTCAGGGCTTGCGTTCGCACCCCTGCGGGTGACCCCGACGTACAACGCCACGAAGGCCGCGATCCACATGCTCAGCGAGTCGCTCAGACTGCAACTCGCCCACACCTCGGTGCGGATCGTGGAGCTGGAGCCGCCGTCGGTGGCGACCGACCTGATGCCAGGTCAGAGCGAGAGCTCGTTCGCGATGCCGCTCGACGCGTTCGCCGACGAGGTCATCTCGATCCTGCGCGACGAGCCCGACGTGACCGAGGTGCAGGTCGAGCGTGTGAAGTTCCTGCGATACGGCGAGGCGCGCGGCGACTACGCCGAGGTCGTCAAGACCCTGAACGCGAGCGACCCGCACGCGGCGGAGTGA
- a CDS encoding helix-turn-helix domain-containing protein, whose translation MPTTPTPDAPITWKLRQIMATSGMFNTTDLIDPLRDQGVQLSREQIYRLVTKTPERLNVEVLAALCRILDCTPNDLIEIPQVQVQRPRRAAGAAQHTGPTIGDLRPVRPRLHRPNE comes from the coding sequence ATGCCGACGACTCCCACACCTGACGCCCCGATCACCTGGAAGCTGCGCCAGATCATGGCTACCTCGGGGATGTTCAACACCACCGATCTGATCGACCCCCTACGAGACCAAGGCGTACAGCTCTCCCGCGAACAGATCTACCGCCTCGTGACCAAGACTCCCGAGCGATTGAACGTCGAAGTGCTCGCCGCACTCTGCCGAATCCTTGACTGCACTCCAAACGACCTCATCGAGATCCCCCAGGTCCAGGTCCAGCGACCACGCCGAGCAGCAGGAGCAGCGCAGCACACCGGGCCGACGATAGGCGATCTGCGCCCCGTCCGGCCTCGGCTGCACCGCCCAAACGAGTGA
- the hemB gene encoding porphobilinogen synthase produces the protein MTVPDPLGPTPIDRPRRLRSSAAMRSLVREHTLRPADLVLPMFVREGAQENTPISSMPGVLQHTMDSLVRAATEATERGVGGVMLFGVPQHKDAVGSGATDPDGILNQALARLRSELGDSTVIMADLCLDEFTDHGHCGVLDADGRVDNDATLVRYREMALAQAEAGAHLLGPSGMMDGQIAAIREALDAAGHLETAIYAYTAKYASAFYGPFREAVDSSLQGDRRTYQQDPANGREALRELELDVAEGADLAMVKPGLPYLDVLREVAAASPVPVGAYQVSGEYAMIEATAANGWTDRDRTVLESLLAFRRAGASTVLTYYASEVAGWYREGLPAHLREFQ, from the coding sequence ATGACCGTCCCGGACCCCCTCGGCCCCACCCCGATCGACCGCCCTCGTCGGCTGCGTTCGAGCGCGGCGATGCGCTCCCTGGTGCGCGAGCACACCCTGCGTCCGGCGGACCTGGTGCTGCCGATGTTCGTCCGTGAGGGCGCGCAGGAGAACACGCCGATCTCCTCCATGCCCGGCGTCCTCCAGCACACGATGGACTCCCTCGTGCGCGCCGCGACCGAGGCGACCGAGCGCGGCGTCGGCGGCGTGATGCTCTTCGGCGTGCCCCAGCACAAGGACGCCGTCGGCTCCGGCGCGACCGATCCGGACGGCATCCTCAACCAGGCTCTGGCCCGACTGCGCTCCGAGCTGGGCGATTCCACGGTGATCATGGCCGACCTGTGCCTGGACGAGTTCACCGACCACGGCCACTGCGGCGTGCTCGACGCCGATGGGCGCGTCGACAACGACGCCACGCTGGTGCGATACCGCGAGATGGCCCTGGCCCAGGCGGAGGCGGGCGCCCACCTGCTGGGGCCCTCGGGGATGATGGACGGTCAGATCGCCGCGATCCGCGAGGCGCTGGATGCGGCCGGGCACCTCGAGACCGCGATCTACGCCTACACGGCGAAGTACGCCTCGGCGTTCTACGGGCCCTTCCGCGAGGCCGTCGATTCCTCGCTGCAGGGCGATCGACGCACCTATCAGCAGGATCCCGCCAACGGCCGGGAGGCGCTGCGAGAGCTGGAGCTGGACGTGGCCGAGGGGGCCGACCTGGCGATGGTCAAGCCCGGCCTGCCCTACCTCGACGTGCTGCGGGAGGTGGCCGCGGCCTCTCCGGTGCCGGTGGGGGCCTACCAGGTCTCCGGGGAGTACGCGATGATCGAAGCGACCGCCGCGAACGGTTGGACCGACCGCGACCGCACCGTGCTGGAGTCCCTGCTGGCGTTCCGTCGCGCGGGGGCCTCGACCGTGCTGACCTACTACGCGAGCGAGGTCGCCGGGTGGTACCGGGAAGGGCTGCCCGCTCACCTGCGCGAATTCCAGTGA
- a CDS encoding type IIL restriction-modification enzyme MmeI has protein sequence MPGIDEKRNEGTALPVPECAASQRATGGRIKSDLRFSATVVWSNLPLPNPTDRVRQQIIEAGKGILEARAQYPDRSLADHYNPLAMSPALIKAHDAQGTDARSGVSWG, from the coding sequence ATGCCTGGTATCGACGAGAAGCGAAACGAAGGGACGGCGCTGCCCGTTCCGGAGTGCGCCGCCTCGCAACGCGCCACAGGAGGCCGCATCAAGTCGGACTTGCGATTCTCTGCCACAGTCGTCTGGAGCAACCTGCCACTCCCGAACCCCACTGATCGTGTACGGCAGCAGATCATCGAAGCAGGCAAAGGCATTCTCGAGGCAAGGGCCCAGTACCCGGACCGCTCCCTCGCCGACCACTACAACCCACTCGCTATGTCCCCCGCCCTCATCAAGGCGCACGACGCACAGGGGACTGATGCGCGATCAGGTGTCAGCTGGGGTTAG
- a CDS encoding uroporphyrinogen-III synthase → MPTTRRPVLVTRPAGRADALVNLLEEQGLVVEHRPLVRLTLEDSSELTAACGHLAAGAYTHLVITSRTAVEALLAALPPGAPRLDVPATTRVLAVGAGTAEALSAAGAPADLVAAGSGAALVEAMPPADGETAVLFPASAAASPTVPEGLAAKGYRLDRVTAYRPELLPLPAATATALRSGGHAAIVLTSPMIARAAAGTGVHASTAVVTIGTPTEEAARTAGLLTTVQADEPTDEALVRAVLTALDSPHPCVPRSSP, encoded by the coding sequence ATGCCGACGACGCGCCGGCCCGTCCTGGTCACCCGACCGGCCGGGCGCGCGGACGCCCTGGTGAACCTGCTCGAGGAGCAGGGCCTGGTCGTCGAGCATCGGCCGCTGGTCCGCCTCACGCTCGAGGACAGCTCGGAGCTGACCGCGGCGTGCGGGCACCTCGCCGCCGGTGCGTACACGCACCTGGTGATCACCTCCCGCACCGCGGTCGAGGCGCTGCTGGCGGCCCTCCCGCCGGGAGCGCCGCGCCTCGACGTCCCGGCGACCACCCGGGTTCTCGCCGTCGGCGCCGGCACCGCCGAGGCCCTCTCCGCCGCCGGCGCCCCGGCCGACCTGGTCGCAGCGGGCTCCGGTGCGGCGCTCGTGGAGGCGATGCCCCCGGCCGACGGGGAGACCGCGGTCCTGTTCCCGGCGTCGGCCGCCGCGTCCCCGACCGTGCCCGAAGGGCTCGCCGCGAAGGGCTACCGCCTCGACCGGGTCACCGCGTACCGTCCGGAGCTGCTCCCCCTGCCCGCCGCGACCGCCACGGCCCTGCGCAGCGGTGGCCACGCCGCGATCGTGCTGACCAGTCCGATGATCGCCCGCGCCGCGGCCGGGACCGGCGTGCACGCCTCGACCGCCGTGGTCACGATAGGCACGCCCACCGAGGAGGCTGCCCGCACGGCCGGGCTCCTCACCACCGTCCAGGCCGACGAACCCACCGACGAGGCGCTCGTCCGCGCGGTGCTGACCGCCCTCGACTCTCCCCATCCCTGCGTCCCAAGGAGCTCACCATGA
- a CDS encoding IS3 family transposase (programmed frameshift): MPAPYPQEFRDDVVRVARNREPGQKLAVIAKDFGISESCLTNWMRQADVEDGARPGKTREESTELRDLRRRNRLLEQENEVLRRAAAYLSQANLPKRFYPLVSELAADGIPVAVSLRVLKLSRQPYYRWLHQQVTAAELTEAYRANALLDAHRDDPEFGYRFLAGEAAAAGVEMCERTAWRICRDNQWWSVFGKKRGKNGKRPGPPVHDDLVKREFTADDANELWLTDITEHWTDEGKLYLCAIKDVFSGRIVGYSMDSRMKARLAVNALGNAVSRRRDAAGCIVHSDRGSQFRAKKFVHALNRHHLIGSMGQVGAAGDNAAMESFFALLQKNVLDRKRWQTREELRTAIITWIERTYHRRRRQARLGRLTPIEYETIMNPTVSLAA; this comes from the exons ATGCCTGCTCCCTACCCCCAGGAGTTCCGGGACGACGTCGTCCGCGTCGCGAGGAACCGTGAACCTGGTCAGAAGCTCGCCGTGATCGCGAAGGACTTCGGGATCTCCGAGTCGTGCCTGACGAACTGGATGCGTCAGGCTGACGTCGAAGACGGTGCCCGGCCCGGGAAAACTCGGGAGGAATCGACCGAGCTGCGCGATCTGCGTCGCCGGAACCGGCTGCTCGAGCAGGAGAACGAGGTCCTGCGCCGCGCGGCCGCCTACCTGTCCCAAGCGAACCTGCCG AAAAGGTTCTACCCGCTCGTGAGCGAGCTCGCCGCAGACGGCATTCCCGTCGCGGTGTCCCTGCGGGTCCTGAAGCTCTCCCGCCAGCCCTACTACCGCTGGTTGCACCAGCAGGTCACTGCAGCTGAGCTGACCGAGGCCTATCGAGCCAATGCCCTGCTGGATGCCCATCGCGACGATCCGGAGTTCGGCTACCGCTTCTTGGCCGGCGAAGCCGCAGCAGCAGGCGTAGAGATGTGTGAGCGCACGGCGTGGAGGATCTGCCGGGACAACCAATGGTGGTCCGTATTCGGGAAGAAGCGCGGCAAGAATGGAAAGCGGCCCGGTCCACCGGTCCACGATGACCTCGTGAAGCGCGAATTCACCGCCGACGACGCCAACGAACTCTGGCTCACCGACATCACCGAGCACTGGACCGACGAGGGGAAGCTCTATCTCTGCGCTATCAAGGACGTCTTCTCCGGCCGGATCGTGGGCTACTCCATGGACTCCCGAATGAAGGCTCGCCTCGCAGTGAACGCCCTGGGCAACGCGGTATCGCGGCGCCGAGATGCGGCTGGCTGCATCGTGCATTCCGACAGAGGTTCGCAGTTCAGAGCAAAGAAATTCGTCCATGCTCTGAACCGCCACCACCTCATCGGCTCGATGGGCCAGGTCGGTGCCGCCGGTGACAACGCCGCCATGGAGTCCTTCTTCGCCCTGCTCCAGAAGAACGTCCTGGACCGCAAGCGCTGGCAGACCAGAGAAGAGCTGCGGACCGCGATCATCACCTGGATCGAACGCACCTACCACCGCCGACGCCGGCAGGCCCGACTGGGTCGATTGACCCCCATCGAGTACGAGACCATCATGAACCCGACCGTCAGTCTGGCGGCCTAA
- a CDS encoding tyrosine-type recombinase/integrase, with protein MRPRGSDASEPWRCAGGRELTDRAQGAARCTLPELDWITEGLAQWIDQARPRFTTESTGPLWLTERGTRVSLRYIDLRFAQIRDEAGLPGELSVHALRHTYVTNLIEWGYAEKFVQDQVGHAYASTTAIYTSVGDDFKNRMISQALSRIYGGNHADDSHT; from the coding sequence GTGCGGCCCCGCGGTTCGGACGCTTCGGAGCCGTGGAGGTGCGCTGGGGGAAGGGAGCTCACGGATCGGGCCCAAGGCGCCGCTCGGTGCACACTTCCCGAACTCGACTGGATCACGGAAGGTCTGGCCCAATGGATCGACCAGGCTCGTCCCCGCTTCACTACCGAATCAACGGGCCCCCTGTGGCTGACCGAACGAGGGACTCGGGTCTCGTTGCGCTACATCGACCTTCGCTTCGCCCAGATCCGTGACGAAGCCGGGCTACCCGGGGAGCTCAGCGTGCACGCTCTACGCCACACCTACGTCACGAACCTCATCGAGTGGGGGTACGCCGAAAAGTTCGTGCAGGACCAGGTCGGACACGCCTACGCGTCCACCACCGCGATATACACCTCTGTCGGCGACGACTTCAAAAACCGCATGATCAGCCAAGCACTATCACGCATCTACGGAGGAAACCATGCCGACGACTCCCACACCTGA
- a CDS encoding SDR family NAD(P)-dependent oxidoreductase, with the protein MSDLAGKVAVVTGSARGVGKAIAQRYARLGASVVVNYSSDEQNARRTVEEIEAAGGDAIAVQADIATPAEIDRLFATAVETYGSLDIVVANAGVEIVDEPVLDATEEQFDRLFAINSKGAFFTLQKAAKLLTDGGRLINIGSSSTVSPVPGTGLYSSSKTASRQLVRVLALELGPRNITVNTILPTVIAGAGVFTQVTEDDEFHQVNAGMRPLGGRPGTPEDVADAAEYLAGDLAAWVSGQALLVSGGAVQ; encoded by the coding sequence ATGTCGGATCTGGCTGGAAAGGTCGCGGTGGTTACAGGATCGGCCCGCGGCGTCGGCAAGGCGATCGCCCAGAGGTACGCACGCCTGGGCGCGAGCGTCGTCGTCAACTACTCGAGCGACGAGCAGAACGCGCGCCGCACCGTCGAGGAGATCGAAGCGGCCGGGGGCGACGCGATCGCCGTGCAGGCGGACATCGCGACGCCGGCGGAGATCGACAGGCTGTTCGCAACCGCGGTCGAGACGTATGGAAGCCTCGACATCGTCGTGGCCAATGCCGGTGTCGAGATCGTCGATGAACCGGTTCTCGACGCGACGGAGGAGCAGTTCGACCGGCTGTTCGCGATCAACTCCAAGGGCGCGTTCTTCACGCTGCAGAAGGCGGCGAAACTGCTGACAGACGGCGGCCGGCTCATCAACATCGGCTCGAGTTCGACGGTGAGCCCCGTACCCGGCACCGGTCTGTACTCGTCGAGCAAGACCGCCTCGCGCCAGCTCGTACGGGTGCTCGCCCTCGAACTGGGCCCGCGGAACATCACGGTCAACACGATCCTCCCGACGGTGATCGCCGGGGCGGGTGTGTTCACACAGGTCACCGAGGACGACGAGTTCCATCAGGTCAACGCCGGGATGCGGCCGCTCGGCGGGCGACCCGGCACTCCGGAGGATGTCGCCGACGCCGCCGAGTACTTGGCCGGCGACCTCGCCGCCTGGGTCAGCGGACAGGCGCTGCTCGTCAGCGGCGGCGCCGTCCAATAG
- a CDS encoding helix-turn-helix transcriptional regulator codes for MDREALAEFLRRRRGELQPGDVGLTSGPRRRAPGLRREEVAQLALMSTEYYTRLEQQRGPQPSTQILSSLARALRLTADERDYLYRTAGHAVPDRLGATGHVAPALHRVFDRLSDTPALIISALGETLLQNRLAAALLGNNAGATGWERYESWRWFVHPETGRQHYPQSDHARHSRTLVAGLRAAYGAMGTSSRAAELVSELHGSSAEFVELWEQHEVAQRFADHKVIIHPEVGSIEVDCQALFTEDWSQALLVLTAEPHSEDEEKIRLLGVLGVQRFSASRQ; via the coding sequence ATGGATCGTGAAGCCCTGGCCGAGTTCCTCCGCCGTCGTCGCGGTGAACTGCAACCCGGCGATGTCGGCCTCACATCAGGACCGCGACGCCGAGCGCCGGGTTTGAGACGTGAAGAGGTCGCGCAGCTCGCCCTCATGTCGACCGAATACTACACGCGCCTCGAACAGCAACGCGGACCGCAGCCGAGCACTCAGATTCTCTCATCGCTCGCCCGGGCATTACGGCTCACGGCCGACGAGCGCGACTATCTCTACCGCACGGCGGGGCACGCCGTCCCCGATCGCCTGGGGGCCACCGGGCACGTCGCACCGGCGCTGCACCGCGTCTTCGATCGGCTCTCCGACACACCTGCGTTGATCATCTCCGCCCTCGGGGAGACCCTGTTGCAGAACAGACTCGCTGCGGCGCTGCTCGGCAATAACGCTGGCGCGACAGGGTGGGAGAGGTATGAGTCGTGGCGATGGTTCGTCCACCCGGAAACGGGCCGGCAGCACTATCCGCAGAGCGATCACGCTCGACACAGTCGGACCCTCGTCGCCGGTCTGCGCGCAGCGTACGGTGCGATGGGAACCTCATCGCGGGCCGCCGAGCTGGTCTCGGAGCTGCACGGGAGCAGTGCGGAGTTCGTCGAACTCTGGGAGCAGCACGAGGTCGCCCAGCGCTTCGCCGACCACAAGGTGATCATCCACCCCGAGGTGGGGTCGATCGAGGTCGACTGCCAAGCGCTGTTCACCGAGGACTGGTCGCAGGCGCTCCTGGTTCTCACCGCCGAACCGCACAGCGAGGACGAGGAGAAGATCAGGCTGCTCGGCGTGCTGGGGGTTCAGCGGTTCTCCGCCTCGCGACAGTGA